A region from the Flexibacter flexilis DSM 6793 genome encodes:
- a CDS encoding peptidase domain-containing ABC transporter, producing MVLRPIRITDKGLVHAAWSANNFDNIYSHHDSPDPKKRDKMLVMTAFPSESLFSTLGRADGKAETLSPMQRLFRLLRNEKQDIGYIYVYAIIIGLINLSLPLGIQAIISRISGGLMFNAVILLICMVVLGILISGALQIMQITLVEVLQQRVFAKAAFEFAYRIPRLKSEVISKYYPPELINRFFDILTVQKGLPKMLIDMTAAALQIIFGILLLSFYHPFFVFFGITLLFLMYFMFRFTSSKGLETSLLESKYKYKTVHWLEEMARTISSFKMAGHTNMPMQRTDEYVSNYLYYRKSHFNVLASQFGYIIGFKTIITGGLLVMGALLVIDRQITLGQFVASEIVIITIVNAVEKIIASMETVYDVLTAVEKIGQVTDLPLERENGLKFMKVSPKGASVEVKTMSYKYPDAKKYALHDINLKVEAGQTVCLVGENGSGKNSMLQVLSGTLSDFEGVVTVNGLSVRDIKLPSLRHYVAKHVSRDEIFDGTILDNITMGRLDISLPDVMETIEMVGLSDTINNLPDGLNTQLMAEGRRISGSVLHKILLARCIASKPQLLLMEDFVHLIAKEERIRILSRLQEPYNGWTLIVVTDNPLWLASADKVVFFKNGTITAQGSYEEIKHLLD from the coding sequence GTGGTTTTGAGGCCTATACGCATCACTGATAAAGGATTGGTGCACGCGGCTTGGTCGGCCAACAATTTTGATAATATTTATTCGCATCACGATTCGCCCGACCCCAAAAAGCGCGACAAAATGCTCGTGATGACGGCTTTTCCGTCTGAGTCGCTGTTTAGCACCTTGGGGCGTGCCGACGGCAAGGCGGAAACGCTTTCGCCTATGCAGCGGCTTTTTAGGTTGTTGAGAAACGAAAAACAGGACATTGGCTATATCTATGTGTATGCCATTATTATTGGCCTGATTAACTTGTCTTTGCCCTTGGGTATTCAGGCGATTATTAGCCGTATTTCGGGCGGCCTGATGTTCAATGCCGTAATTTTGTTGATTTGTATGGTGGTGCTGGGGATTCTTATTAGCGGTGCGCTGCAAATCATGCAAATTACGTTGGTGGAAGTGCTGCAACAGCGCGTGTTTGCCAAAGCCGCGTTTGAATTTGCCTACAGGATTCCGCGACTCAAGTCGGAGGTTATCTCCAAATATTATCCGCCAGAGCTTATCAATCGCTTTTTTGATATTCTGACCGTACAAAAAGGTTTGCCCAAAATGCTCATAGACATGACGGCGGCAGCTCTGCAAATCATTTTTGGTATTTTGCTATTGTCGTTTTATCACCCGTTTTTCGTGTTTTTTGGCATTACGTTGCTGTTTCTGATGTATTTTATGTTTCGTTTCACAAGCTCTAAAGGCTTGGAAACAAGTTTGTTAGAATCCAAATACAAATACAAAACGGTGCATTGGTTGGAGGAAATGGCGCGTACTATTTCGTCGTTCAAAATGGCAGGACATACCAATATGCCCATGCAGCGCACGGACGAATACGTGAGCAATTATTTGTATTATCGCAAAAGCCACTTTAATGTGTTGGCCTCGCAGTTTGGTTATATCATTGGTTTTAAGACGATTATAACTGGCGGCTTGTTGGTGATGGGCGCGTTGTTAGTGATTGACCGCCAAATTACGTTGGGTCAGTTCGTGGCTTCCGAAATCGTGATTATTACCATTGTCAATGCCGTAGAAAAAATCATTGCCAGTATGGAAACGGTGTACGATGTGCTGACGGCAGTGGAGAAAATTGGACAGGTAACGGATTTGCCGTTGGAGCGCGAAAACGGTCTTAAATTCATGAAAGTAAGCCCGAAAGGTGCAAGCGTGGAAGTAAAAACCATGAGTTACAAATATCCTGATGCCAAAAAATACGCCCTGCATGATATTAATTTGAAAGTAGAGGCGGGCCAAACGGTGTGTTTGGTTGGCGAAAACGGTTCGGGCAAAAACTCCATGTTGCAGGTACTTTCGGGTACGTTGAGCGATTTTGAAGGGGTTGTAACGGTCAATGGCCTTTCGGTTCGGGATATTAAATTGCCGTCGTTGCGCCATTATGTAGCCAAACACGTGTCCAGAGATGAGATTTTTGACGGAACTATTTTGGATAATATTACGATGGGGCGTTTGGATATTTCTTTGCCCGACGTAATGGAAACCATTGAAATGGTTGGCCTTTCTGATACGATAAATAATTTGCCCGACGGCCTAAACACACAACTCATGGCCGAAGGTCGTCGCATTTCGGGTAGTGTTTTGCACAAAATCTTGTTAGCACGTTGTATTGCCTCTAAACCTCAGTTGCTTCTAATGGAAGATTTTGTACATTTGATAGCCAAAGAAGAGCGCATTCGTATTCTGTCGCGCCTGCAAGAGCCGTATAATGGCTGGACGCTTATCGTCGTAACGGACAATCCGCTTTGGTTGGCTTCGGCAGATAAAGTAGTCTTTTTTAAGAATGGAACTATCACAGCACAAGGGAGTTACGAAGAAATAAAGCACTTGTTAGATTAA
- the pth gene encoding aminoacyl-tRNA hydrolase: MKYLIVGLGNIGPQYELTRHNIGFLVLDRLAELHKAPAFSSDRLAFTTEFRYKNAVLHLIKPTTFMNLSGKAVSHWLNTLKIPKENMMVITDDLALPYGKLRIKSKGSNGGHNGLGNIQEVLGSQDYPRLRFGVGSNFSKGKQVDYVLSNFDQNEMAELPIHLDRCSEAIVSFCMAGIERTMNQFNTK, encoded by the coding sequence GTGAAATATTTGATTGTGGGGCTTGGCAACATTGGGCCTCAATACGAACTCACACGCCATAACATTGGCTTTTTGGTGCTTGACCGTTTGGCCGAGTTGCACAAAGCACCCGCATTTAGCTCCGACCGTTTGGCCTTTACGACCGAATTTCGCTATAAAAATGCTGTTTTGCATTTGATAAAACCCACTACGTTTATGAACCTGAGCGGTAAGGCGGTAAGTCATTGGCTCAACACGCTGAAAATTCCGAAAGAAAACATGATGGTCATTACCGACGATTTGGCCTTGCCTTACGGCAAATTGCGCATCAAATCCAAAGGCTCGAATGGCGGCCACAACGGACTGGGCAACATACAAGAAGTGCTTGGTTCGCAAGATTATCCGCGTTTGCGCTTTGGCGTGGGCAGCAATTTTTCCAAAGGAAAACAAGTGGATTATGTGCTCAGTAACTTTGACCAAAACGAAATGGCTGAGCTTCCGATACATCTCGACCGCTGCTCCGAAGCGATTGTTTCGTTTTGCATGGCAGGCATCGAAAGAACCATGAATCAGTTTAATACCAAATAA
- a CDS encoding HmuY family protein produces MKKFFNRLFIVCALAVSVAACKDDDTELPDNLASFTTTTQGIESNEATVQLTLSRAADAATTLNIELNSNVLTYGNEYTTDPAAANGVLAVSVAAGQSTASFKVKKKDGLFLNGDEYVTFKIKSATSPVLVGTDNQLKLSFAAITSTGSTQTLQGKTAESNYTNGVYVDLSANQSTAVARKSWNLGFYNGGQYRVILNPAYQSTAAATSKTDISAVTLADTSAVANLNFSPGAEGSLALVDYWDGDLTKTAFAEVSANDAENKVYLVAFEGSKNKDQWFKVKVSRSGAGYKVQFARIGSTTIQTLEIPSQSDYNFTFASLETAAVVSAEPRKASWDIQWSYSTSNAGTTPPTPYWFQDFILLNYAAGAQAAEVLESTVTYANYTESNIATTTFSGARDAIGSKWRATSGATTGIKHDRFYVVKDPAGNVYKLKFVSMGLASDGGERGKPVIEYTLVKKN; encoded by the coding sequence ATGAAAAAATTCTTTAACCGACTGTTTATTGTATGTGCTTTGGCCGTTTCGGTGGCTGCTTGTAAAGATGATGATACTGAATTGCCAGACAATTTGGCCAGTTTTACCACCACCACACAAGGCATTGAGAGTAATGAAGCGACCGTTCAACTCACTTTGTCGCGTGCCGCAGACGCAGCCACTACGCTAAACATCGAACTTAACTCAAATGTACTTACTTACGGAAACGAATACACCACCGATCCCGCCGCTGCAAATGGCGTTTTGGCGGTAAGTGTGGCCGCTGGACAAAGTACGGCTTCGTTCAAAGTAAAGAAAAAAGATGGCTTGTTTTTGAATGGCGACGAGTATGTTACTTTCAAAATTAAGTCGGCTACTTCGCCTGTGTTGGTGGGAACTGACAATCAATTAAAATTGAGCTTTGCCGCGATTACTTCGACAGGCAGCACCCAAACGTTGCAAGGCAAAACGGCAGAGTCGAACTATACCAACGGCGTGTACGTGGATTTGAGTGCGAATCAATCCACAGCCGTAGCGCGTAAGTCATGGAACTTAGGTTTTTACAACGGCGGCCAGTATCGCGTAATTTTGAACCCAGCTTACCAATCTACAGCGGCGGCTACTAGCAAAACCGACATTTCGGCGGTTACGTTGGCTGACACAAGTGCTGTTGCTAATCTTAATTTCTCACCAGGTGCAGAAGGTTCATTGGCTTTGGTGGATTATTGGGATGGCGATTTGACCAAAACTGCTTTCGCGGAAGTTTCGGCTAACGATGCAGAAAACAAAGTATATTTGGTTGCTTTTGAAGGTAGCAAAAACAAAGATCAATGGTTTAAAGTAAAAGTTTCGCGCAGTGGTGCAGGCTACAAAGTGCAATTTGCGCGTATTGGCTCGACTACTATCCAAACGTTAGAGATTCCAAGCCAATCAGACTATAACTTCACGTTTGCATCGTTGGAAACGGCGGCGGTAGTGAGTGCCGAGCCACGCAAAGCGAGTTGGGATATTCAGTGGTCGTATAGCACTTCTAACGCAGGTACTACGCCGCCAACGCCTTACTGGTTCCAAGATTTTATTTTGTTGAATTATGCGGCAGGCGCACAAGCAGCCGAAGTGTTAGAAAGCACCGTAACGTATGCGAATTACACAGAATCTAACATTGCTACTACTACTTTCTCTGGTGCAAGAGATGCTATCGGTAGCAAATGGCGTGCGACAAGCGGCGCAACGACAGGTATTAAACACGACCGTTTTTATGTGGTAAAAGACCCTGCGGGCAATGTTTATAAACTAAAATTTGTAAGCATGGGCTTGGCCAGCGATGGCGGCGAACGTGGCAAACCTGTAATCGAATACACTTTGGTAAAGAAAAATTAA
- a CDS encoding TonB-dependent receptor yields the protein MKTKSICFFLGLFAWLNAVAQNAQQVSIRGKVQNHKGEIVLASVWVKNLRIGQSTEPDGTFLLQLPAGKHTITVQCVGYEVFEKEIEAAAAQDLGAVILSEKQSLLNDVVVTGQFTPQSVKNSVYKVRTISQEQIKRRAATSVTAVLSTELGMRFSNDLTLGTTDVQLMGMSGQNVKVLLDGVPLVDRGTTRESLGQIDINTIERIEIVEGPMSVSYGTDALAGVINIITKKKNTPSAWTVSARLQEETASKEYEPLDGEGAHNQMIGLGWQHKGLQVSGNLTRNTFGGWQGSYTGRAKEWMPKEQYLTTAMLGYGKSRWNVWYRLNQTNETLKSLGNTYINTATKHLAATDKHYVTNRWFHQAQGDYTWNEKHSLTAALAYTDYSRETQTTDIDLQTNKRTLSLEQGAQDKATFQTVFGRVTAQHACSELFSVQHGLELNHNAATGQRIAGTPKITDLAYFISAELKPTDWMNLRPGLRFVKNSVYDAPPAIPSLNTKFKLWPTLDLRMAYARGFRSPSLSELYFTFFDSNHSIKGNTNLKAEYSNSFNTYFAWQAVSKSRLSLNVSVGGFYNTFKNLISIGSDPTNAQIYTYLNVDKNKTLGLVWNNTLQWQNLQAEVGYSRIGRYNQLASSEDLPEFVWADELNATLHYNFPKANASISFYYKYTGQLPRYQLGTDSNGGEAVHLTKTLDFHTADLTVNKLFYKYYTLTAGVKNIFDVTSINNTTTDTGAAHSSAGAVPVAYGRSYTLGILFQIH from the coding sequence ATGAAGACAAAATCTATCTGTTTCTTTTTGGGATTGTTTGCTTGGCTCAATGCAGTGGCGCAAAACGCCCAACAAGTAAGCATTCGGGGAAAGGTACAAAACCATAAGGGTGAAATCGTGCTTGCTTCCGTGTGGGTCAAAAATCTGCGCATCGGGCAAAGCACAGAGCCAGACGGTACATTTTTGCTTCAATTGCCTGCGGGGAAACATACGATTACGGTTCAATGCGTTGGTTATGAGGTTTTTGAAAAAGAAATAGAAGCCGCCGCAGCGCAAGATTTGGGCGCGGTAATTTTGTCCGAAAAGCAAAGTTTACTCAATGATGTAGTCGTAACGGGGCAGTTTACGCCGCAGTCGGTCAAAAATTCGGTCTATAAAGTTCGTACTATTTCCCAAGAACAAATAAAAAGACGTGCGGCCACATCGGTAACGGCGGTGTTGAGTACGGAACTTGGAATGCGTTTTTCCAATGACCTCACGCTGGGCACAACCGACGTGCAACTCATGGGAATGTCGGGGCAAAACGTAAAAGTGCTTTTGGACGGCGTGCCACTCGTGGACAGAGGTACAACCCGCGAGAGTTTGGGACAAATTGATATTAACACCATCGAAAGAATTGAAATCGTAGAAGGCCCCATGTCGGTGAGCTACGGAACAGACGCGCTGGCAGGAGTAATCAATATTATTACCAAGAAAAAAAATACACCTTCGGCTTGGACGGTTTCCGCCCGCCTACAAGAAGAAACTGCCAGCAAAGAATATGAACCTCTTGATGGTGAAGGTGCTCATAACCAAATGATTGGATTGGGTTGGCAACACAAAGGCTTGCAGGTTTCGGGCAATTTGACGCGCAATACTTTTGGCGGTTGGCAAGGCTCTTATACGGGCAGAGCCAAAGAATGGATGCCCAAAGAACAGTATTTGACTACGGCCATGTTGGGCTATGGCAAAAGCCGCTGGAACGTGTGGTACAGGCTGAATCAAACCAACGAAACCCTGAAAAGTTTGGGAAATACTTATATCAATACGGCCACCAAACATTTGGCCGCCACAGACAAGCACTATGTAACAAATCGTTGGTTTCATCAGGCACAAGGCGATTATACTTGGAACGAAAAACACAGCCTTACGGCGGCTTTGGCTTACACGGATTATTCGCGCGAAACGCAGACTACCGACATAGATTTACAAACCAACAAACGCACGCTTTCTTTGGAGCAAGGCGCACAAGACAAAGCCACTTTTCAGACGGTGTTTGGGCGCGTAACGGCGCAACATGCTTGTTCTGAGTTGTTTTCGGTGCAGCATGGCTTGGAACTTAACCACAACGCAGCCACAGGCCAACGCATCGCAGGAACGCCCAAAATTACGGATTTGGCTTATTTCATTTCGGCAGAGCTAAAACCAACGGATTGGATGAATTTGCGACCAGGTTTGCGTTTTGTTAAAAACTCGGTGTACGATGCGCCGCCTGCTATTCCGTCGCTAAACACCAAGTTCAAACTTTGGCCAACGCTGGATTTGCGCATGGCGTATGCACGTGGTTTTCGTTCACCTTCGCTGAGCGAACTTTACTTTACTTTTTTTGATAGCAACCATTCCATCAAAGGCAACACGAATCTGAAGGCCGAATATTCCAATAGCTTCAATACGTACTTTGCTTGGCAGGCGGTTTCTAAATCGCGTTTGAGCCTGAACGTGTCGGTAGGAGGGTTTTACAATACTTTCAAAAACTTGATTTCGATTGGCTCAGACCCCACCAACGCACAGATTTACACGTACTTAAATGTTGATAAAAACAAAACGTTGGGTTTGGTGTGGAACAATACGCTTCAGTGGCAAAACCTTCAGGCCGAAGTGGGCTACTCGCGTATCGGTCGGTACAATCAGCTGGCCAGTAGCGAAGATTTGCCCGAATTTGTGTGGGCAGATGAGCTAAACGCAACGCTTCATTACAACTTCCCCAAAGCCAATGCCAGCATTAGTTTTTATTACAAATATACGGGGCAATTGCCGCGCTATCAGTTGGGTACGGACAGCAACGGCGGCGAGGCGGTACATCTTACCAAAACGCTGGATTTTCATACCGCAGACCTGACTGTCAATAAGTTATTTTATAAATATTATACGCTTACGGCTGGGGTAAAAAACATCTTTGATGTAACGAGCATCAATAACACGACCACCGACACGGGGGCGGCGCATAGCTCGGCCGGGGCTGTACCTGTGGCTTATGGCAGGTCGTACACACTGGGCATTTTGTTCCAGATTCATTAG
- a CDS encoding T9SS type A sorting domain-containing protein, translating into MRNAYKNKNYWLLILLLLAPLVSFGQGTTCGGSTSLTVNGAGVTATINDATINGTATVCGRTVTREGWYSFTLASFSDVTITLAANRNPAIQLLSGTCASLTEVSCANNGGSGVTETLTLSLAAGTYHVRVVNVGKDNNMSVSSLTVVASACTAPTASASAPSPASGSTLTGCAAPTLSWTAPALTGCKAATGYDVYFGTAATPTTLVSSNQGLTSYSPSGLSSSTTYYWQIVPRNSYGAYAKASCPVWSFTTSATVVSNTPNITENFESTCFPWTIVNGSQTNKWVVGTATKNAGAKSIYISNDGSSNAYDVNATSVVHFYRDITFPVNQCYNLSFYYKGQGEGSYDYLRVYLVPVTTTITAGTQLASGQIGTTYNVQDAYSQVSLNLDNAAIAGTTQRLVFSWRNDASLGTQPPISIDDIAITASLPSVPVAAATISSPANGAANLCSVPTLAWTAPSNTGCNATTGYDVYLQTNSTTFTTPVSTNQTATNYISASALPIGTYYWKIVPRNSAGAYPIASCPVWSFSVGAGTADNDVACTAINLPLGVNLGGDNSCANGTGEPAAPGAWTAGNLNTVWYKVTAPASGRLKIRTTLGTLANTQIQLFSATSCSGTFTSIAANDDAPTCGSSSYTNSEITATGLTAGATYYIRVDGYSNQVGTFNIMAVDGSGSFPTSAGQACSASVPVCNSSMTIGNPGYQGIGYECDFASAGCLSSGERGSVWYKIPVNAAGQLIFSIIPNDYDGVVGDETDYDFAIWKVKSSVLSPLNNDTAVACSSISDPLDPPTPLRCNYSYLGVTGVDVSGNAPSAYPGYDAAYELPINVVSGEEYLLVISNYTNSTSGFTITFDDVSPVAYPTAASVSSVTWTGSIDTDWFKKENWGGCEIPNANIDAQISPSAANQPIITGNATCKSLIINLDAKVTIGLGGRVDIYGDYNNAGILTALPTTTMRFLGTAAQTLIGNLINESALPNVTINKTAGSVTQQQDMELNSTFTIANGVYNANSKRLTVGGNFTNNATFSPGTGGILEFDGTADQTYTNAGIIDLENVVINNGGGVGVYVNLGSNMILSNTATLMFTLGSIKTTTSYEVRVKNRAVGAVSSAAGSYVWGYLRRFVNSTGSYTFPLGVAQANPVTVNFTGSTTIDNLRGRFGITPSYTVPFAAVIAEASTVAGCNQPTYNQDGGRINTGTWEVSAFNSALTQITGDGTYTISITANGFTNGGKYATIAKNGALSGTRVGCSDPSSGSVTVSRSGLSGFSEFDIVQAADGTLPVTLLSLRASSKGHSIGVYWATAQEQNNAYFEVLRSTSNSGETVVISKVSSFGDSREVHNYYYEDKNVESGVVYYYSLRQVDRDGGFSLSHKVHASLGMLEEGGLTLYPNPMSSAQNCKLELLLPQSDKVEVTVTDVLGRPIYRHGYELAGGFHILELPTKHLKTGTYHVTLLGDNIYETTKLIIVK; encoded by the coding sequence ATGAGAAACGCTTACAAGAACAAAAATTATTGGTTATTAATACTTCTTCTGCTGGCTCCACTAGTGAGTTTTGGGCAAGGAACTACTTGCGGAGGATCCACGTCTCTGACGGTAAATGGAGCTGGTGTAACGGCCACGATAAATGACGCAACAATTAATGGAACTGCAACAGTGTGTGGAAGAACCGTAACGAGGGAAGGCTGGTATTCTTTTACCCTTGCCTCGTTTTCTGACGTAACTATAACATTAGCTGCCAATCGTAATCCAGCCATTCAGTTGCTGAGTGGTACTTGTGCTAGCCTTACAGAAGTGTCTTGCGCTAACAATGGAGGGTCTGGTGTAACAGAAACGCTTACGCTATCATTAGCAGCAGGAACTTATCATGTGCGGGTTGTTAATGTGGGCAAAGATAATAATATGAGTGTAAGTTCTTTGACGGTTGTGGCATCGGCTTGTACAGCTCCGACTGCATCGGCATCTGCTCCGTCGCCAGCATCAGGCTCTACCCTGACGGGATGTGCTGCACCAACACTTTCTTGGACGGCTCCAGCACTTACAGGATGTAAGGCTGCTACGGGTTATGATGTGTACTTTGGTACGGCAGCTACGCCCACTACATTAGTTTCTTCTAATCAAGGTCTAACGAGTTATTCACCTTCTGGCTTGAGCTCCAGCACTACTTATTATTGGCAAATAGTGCCTCGTAACTCTTATGGTGCGTATGCCAAAGCCTCTTGCCCCGTATGGAGTTTTACGACAAGTGCTACAGTAGTATCGAATACTCCTAATATTACAGAAAATTTTGAAAGCACTTGCTTTCCTTGGACGATTGTAAACGGCTCGCAGACTAATAAATGGGTGGTGGGTACGGCCACAAAAAATGCAGGAGCAAAATCTATTTATATTTCTAATGACGGAAGTTCTAATGCTTATGATGTAAATGCAACTTCAGTAGTACATTTTTATAGAGATATAACTTTTCCTGTTAATCAATGTTATAATTTGAGCTTTTATTACAAAGGGCAGGGTGAAGGTTCTTATGACTATTTAAGAGTTTATTTAGTGCCTGTAACGACTACTATTACGGCGGGAACGCAATTGGCTTCGGGTCAAATTGGTACAACCTATAATGTGCAAGATGCTTATTCTCAAGTGTCTTTGAATTTGGATAATGCGGCTATAGCTGGAACTACCCAACGATTGGTATTTAGTTGGAGGAATGATGCATCATTAGGAACGCAGCCCCCTATTTCGATAGACGACATTGCTATTACGGCATCTTTGCCGTCTGTACCAGTGGCGGCGGCGACTATTTCTTCCCCTGCCAATGGTGCGGCCAATCTTTGTAGTGTGCCAACGCTTGCTTGGACGGCTCCGTCTAACACGGGTTGTAATGCAACTACTGGCTATGATGTTTATTTGCAAACGAACAGCACTACATTTACGACACCTGTATCAACGAATCAAACTGCCACTAATTATATTTCAGCTTCAGCATTACCGATAGGCACTTATTACTGGAAAATAGTACCACGCAACAGCGCAGGAGCGTATCCCATTGCTTCTTGCCCTGTTTGGTCGTTTAGTGTAGGCGCGGGTACTGCTGATAATGATGTGGCTTGTACGGCTATTAATCTGCCATTGGGTGTGAATTTGGGAGGCGATAATAGTTGCGCCAATGGCACTGGTGAGCCTGCTGCTCCAGGTGCTTGGACGGCAGGCAATTTGAATACGGTATGGTACAAGGTTACAGCCCCAGCCTCAGGCCGTTTGAAAATTCGTACAACATTAGGTACATTGGCTAATACACAAATTCAATTGTTTTCTGCTACAAGTTGTAGTGGGACGTTTACTTCTATTGCGGCTAATGATGATGCGCCAACGTGTGGTTCTTCTTCTTATACCAATTCTGAAATCACAGCTACAGGCCTTACCGCTGGCGCGACGTATTATATCCGTGTGGACGGTTATAGCAATCAGGTTGGTACGTTTAATATAATGGCCGTGGATGGTAGCGGCAGCTTTCCTACTTCAGCGGGGCAGGCTTGTTCGGCCAGTGTGCCTGTTTGTAACTCCAGTATGACGATTGGCAATCCTGGTTATCAGGGGATTGGTTACGAATGTGATTTTGCTTCGGCTGGCTGTTTGTCTTCTGGCGAACGTGGTTCTGTTTGGTACAAAATCCCTGTGAATGCAGCAGGTCAATTGATATTTAGCATCATTCCGAATGATTATGATGGGGTGGTAGGAGATGAAACGGATTATGACTTTGCCATATGGAAAGTGAAAAGTTCGGTGCTTAGTCCGCTGAATAATGATACAGCTGTGGCGTGTTCGTCTATTTCTGATCCCTTAGATCCTCCAACACCCTTGCGTTGTAATTATAGTTATTTGGGTGTAACAGGGGTTGATGTGTCGGGTAATGCACCAAGTGCATATCCAGGCTATGACGCTGCTTATGAGCTGCCGATTAATGTAGTGTCAGGAGAAGAGTACTTGTTGGTTATCAGTAATTATACGAACAGTACCTCTGGTTTTACGATTACGTTTGACGATGTATCTCCAGTTGCCTATCCAACGGCAGCGTCCGTGTCGTCTGTTACTTGGACTGGTTCTATTGATACAGATTGGTTTAAGAAGGAGAACTGGGGTGGTTGCGAAATACCAAACGCGAATATAGATGCACAGATTTCGCCCTCCGCCGCCAATCAGCCCATTATAACGGGTAATGCTACGTGTAAAAGTTTGATAATCAATCTAGACGCTAAAGTAACAATAGGCTTAGGTGGACGTGTAGATATTTATGGTGATTATAATAATGCAGGTATTCTGACGGCATTGCCTACGACTACAATGCGATTTTTGGGTACTGCCGCTCAAACTTTGATAGGTAATCTAATCAATGAAAGTGCCTTGCCAAATGTAACCATCAATAAAACAGCAGGTAGCGTAACGCAACAACAAGATATGGAGTTGAATAGTACTTTTACTATTGCCAATGGTGTTTATAATGCTAATAGTAAACGTTTGACCGTCGGGGGTAACTTTACTAATAATGCTACATTTAGCCCTGGCACTGGAGGTATATTAGAGTTTGATGGTACTGCTGATCAGACTTATACGAATGCTGGAATAATCGATTTGGAGAATGTAGTTATCAATAATGGCGGCGGCGTAGGGGTTTATGTGAATCTTGGAAGTAATATGATACTTTCTAACACAGCAACACTTATGTTTACATTGGGCAGTATTAAGACGACCACTAGTTATGAGGTGCGCGTGAAAAATAGAGCAGTAGGTGCAGTAAGTAGTGCTGCAGGTAGTTATGTGTGGGGCTATTTGCGCCGTTTTGTGAATAGTACAGGAAGTTATACGTTTCCGTTGGGTGTAGCGCAAGCAAACCCTGTAACAGTAAATTTCACAGGATCGACAACGATCGATAATTTGCGTGGTCGTTTTGGTATAACACCAAGCTATACCGTTCCATTTGCAGCAGTAATTGCGGAAGCAAGTACCGTTGCGGGTTGTAATCAGCCAACTTATAACCAAGATGGCGGTCGCATCAATACGGGCACATGGGAGGTAAGTGCTTTCAACTCGGCATTGACCCAAATTACTGGCGACGGTACTTATACGATTAGTATTACTGCCAATGGGTTTACAAATGGCGGCAAATATGCGACGATAGCCAAGAATGGAGCCTTGTCTGGTACTCGCGTAGGCTGTTCAGATCCAAGTTCGGGTAGTGTAACGGTGTCTCGCAGTGGCTTGAGTGGTTTCTCTGAATTTGATATAGTGCAAGCAGCGGATGGAACCTTGCCTGTAACCTTGTTGTCTTTGCGAGCATCGAGCAAAGGGCATAGCATCGGCGTTTATTGGGCAACAGCGCAAGAACAAAACAATGCATACTTTGAGGTATTGCGTAGCACAAGCAACTCAGGAGAGACTGTTGTAATAAGCAAAGTGTCGAGCTTTGGAGATAGTCGCGAAGTTCACAACTATTATTATGAAGACAAGAACGTAGAATCTGGGGTTGTTTATTACTACTCGTTGCGTCAGGTGGACAGAGACGGCGGTTTTAGTCTAAGTCATAAAGTTCATGCGTCGTTGGGTATGTTGGAAGAAGGAGGATTGACATTGTATCCGAATCCAATGTCTTCTGCTCAAAACTGTAAGTTAGAGTTGTTATTGCCACAATCTGATAAAGTAGAAGTAACTGTTACGGATGTTTTGGGTCGCCCAATTTATCGCCATGGATATGAGTTGGCGGGAGGTTTCCATATCTTAGAATTGCCAACAAAACACTTGAAAACGGGCACATATCACGTAACACTGTTGGGCGATAACATATACGAGACTACTAAATTGATAATCGTTAAATAA